TGAATTTGAGCCGCACTAAATCCAGCTTCTTGGAGATAGCTCAAAAAGGCGCGATCGCTATAGCTGCCCTCTAAAGCTAGGGCTTGCTCGTAGGCTTGAGTTGCTGCTGTGCGATCGCCTCCATCCCAGTTAATAATTGCCAGTGCCACCCAAGGATGCGGATTGCTCGGCTCCAAATCAGCAGCCCGACGCGCGGCTAAGCTGGCCCAGCCATATTCCTGCAAACGGTGAGCCGCTAAGCTGAGATTGTAATAAGGAATTTCGTTGCTGGGTTCGAGCCAAGCGGCCCAAGTGTGAGTGATGGCAGCAGAATTCAGATCTCCCTGCACTAAATAGACAATGCCTAAAGCATTGAGCGCTGGGACTGAATTGGGATCGCGATATAGCACCTGAAACAGCGATTCCATTGCTGCTACTTCTTGGCCTGCCAAATGTTGCGTCCAGCCTAAGGTAGTGCGTCCAGACAAATTGTTGGGTTCTAGCTCTACCGCTTGCTGCAAAGCGGCGATCGCTTCTGAATAACGTGCTTGTGCCCGATAAGTCAGACCTAATTGACGATATTCACTTGCAGAGGGAGCAGCTGAAACCGATGTTATTAACCACAGGCTACTACTAATGATCAACCCAGGAATTAAACCATTTCGCATCATTACCAGC
This region of Trichocoleus desertorum NBK24 genomic DNA includes:
- a CDS encoding tetratricopeptide repeat protein gives rise to the protein MMRNGLIPGLIISSSLWLITSVSAAPSASEYRQLGLTYRAQARYSEAIAALQQAVELEPNNLSGRTTLGWTQHLAGQEVAAMESLFQVLYRDPNSVPALNALGIVYLVQGDLNSAAITHTWAAWLEPSNEIPYYNLSLAAHRLQEYGWASLAARRAADLEPSNPHPWVALAIINWDGGDRTAATQAYEQALALEGSYSDRAFLSYLQEAGFSAAQIQVAEQVLAATVSR